CATCTGTACTGAAAAGCTCGGAGTAGTTGAAAGATTATCAATTTCCTgaaaaataatagtacgtcaCGATGAACTTTTTGATGGGGTACTCAACCTTTTGACCGAGTTGCCGATTGTGTAGTATGAtaagattttgaaaaacacAGCGATCGGTGCCATGTCGTGCAAAATAGTGAACCATCCGTGAgactgaaaaaaatcaaaagtgggTGACGAAggtgttaaaattttgtttaacgTACTCCATGTGAGACGGTACGCAGGGATAAGAAATCTTTGAACGACAACCATGGCGGATAGGCTAAATATGCAATCGTGTTACAAATCTGCAATTTGTTGGAATCTTCACTTTTTTCTAAGTTCTCAGTTGCGCACAACAGTTTCAAGCTCAAGACTATGAAAGTGACGATAATTTCGTCGATCTCTTCGAGTTCTCGATATGCCTCAAAACTGTATCAGAAATAATTACAGGATAAATGGTGGTAACTAAGCAAGTTACCAGTAAACTGCATGCAGTAGTATCAAGATTTTTAATACGTTTTGGTAGCCTAAACCAAACCACTGTTTCGATTTTATtgctataaataaaaataatgtgaagaaaCATATCGTCAAGAATGTAAAACGAAACACATATTTAGGCTCTACGAAGATCAAAAGACAAATTCCGAAGAAACCGGCGCATACATTGAACCGTTCAGGGTCACCTAAAAGTCGCGATTCATGAAAATGTAACTGCGTAATATGTACTTACTGAAGAATGCAAATTTGCAGAAAAGTACGTTTGTTACGTATGCACAGGCAATACAATTGAATGCTGACCAAAGTAGAGGAATCAAACAATCGATCAGTTGCGTTCTGTGAAGCAAACacaagtaaattttacaaatgataaattaacaatttacaCAAAACAGGTGATTATGTTTTC
The sequence above is drawn from the Tenebrio molitor chromosome X, icTenMoli1.1, whole genome shotgun sequence genome and encodes:
- the LOC138139596 gene encoding uncharacterized protein isoform X2, with product MNCTENIITCFVTQLIDCLIPLLWSAFNCIACAYVTNVLFCKFAFFSDPERFNVCAGFFGICLLIFVEPKYVFRFTFLTICFFTLFLFIAIKSKQWFGLGYQNVLKILILLHAVYCFEAYRELEEIDEIIVTFIVLSLKLLCATENLEKSEDSNKLQICNTIAYLAYPPWLSFKDFLSLRTVSHGSHGWFTILHDMAPIAVFFKILSYYTIGNSVKRKLIIFQLLRAFQYRCRYYFRAQIGAIELAAVGLLQPNWKYYPLFNFHFVEFSVTAREAMANLNLPLSLYINERFGGSLKRNILGWLHVIPITLVLYLYSPWYALIALYFLASTMLQRAAITSLEEYFQVCFHTSLPPECCHRNRPVDGELFFVKCWLVFYNHLRIGLLFIRSETPAIFAFVISAIIVTSMIDVIIIAYCLLKMIRQTRL